TGGGATCAAGCCAACGCCACCTATTTCATCACCTGGCGCACCGCCGACTCCATCCCCCGCGAAATCTGGCTGCGTTGGCGCGAGGAACGCGATGCATGGCTGCTCGCCCACGACATCAATCCCGTCGCCAAGGACTGGCGCTTCGACTTCGAAATGCTCGACGAAGCAGCCCGCGACGACTTTCGTCAGTTCGCCCGTGCTCTGGAAAAGGAACTCGACGCCACCCGCTACACCTTGGGCGACTACGCCATCATGCCGAATCATGTGCATCTGCTCGTGGGTGGCCTTCCTCGTCAGGCCATGCTCAAGCAGGTCGAATCCTGGAAGAAATGGACCGCCATCCAAATTAATGAGGCACTGAACCGCAGCGGTCGTTTCTGGCAGGACGAAAGTTTCGACCATCTTGTCCGCAACGAAGCGTCTTTTGGCAAGTTTCGGGCTTACATCGCCAAAAACCCCGTCACCGCCCGCCTCAAACCCCACGAGTTCATCCTATGGCAGCGCACATCCTCATAGTGGTCCGCACAGTCCTCTGTGCGGCGCTCCGCAAACACTCAGGACTCCGAATTCTCCAAGAGCCGTCCTCGTGCGGAACTACACTGCGTGAGGTCCACCAGGAGCCTGCCGCACCCGCACAGAGGACTGTGCGGACCACTTTGCTGTCGCCTCGTTCGCACGAATCCTGCTGCTGCCACCGTTAATCCCACCACCATGATCGCACGCACCATCCTCGACGCCCGCATTGCTGAAGTTCGCGAGGCTCTGCGTCGCGCGCGACTCCTCCGCCATCTCGCCGTTGTCTTCGCGCTCGGCATTCTCGTGCGCGGAGCCTTTCTGCTGGCCACGCTGAATGGTCACACCATCCCGAAGCGCCTTGATCGCTGGTCCATGCTCGGCCTCATCGCGCTCGCGCTCGTTGCCTGGCTCAAAGGACGACGCAACATCTGTAGCGACCGCGAAATCGCCCGCGTCATCGAGCAAAAGCATCCTTCGCTCGACTCGCTGCTCCTCACCGCCATCGAGCATGAGCCGGACGCTGACGAACCCGCCGGTTTCCTCCACGAGCGCCTCATCGACCATGCCCTTGCCCGTGCCGCGACGCAGAACTGGCCCATCACCGTCGCCAACAAGCCCTACACCCGCGCCCTCGCTGCCGCGTGGATTGCTGTCGTCGCGTTCCTCGCCACTGACATCGCACTGCGTCTCAGCACGCCAGACACGAAGTCAAAAATCGCGAGTCAGAAAAACGAAGCCGCGCCCAAGGCCACCGAGTTCAAAGCCATCCTCACACCCGGCGACGCCGAGGTCGAGCGCAACTCCCGTCTCATCATCGAAGCCCGCTTCGAAGGCCCCGTGCCCGCCGATGCCATGCTCATTGTCAGCGGGGCCGATGGCAAAATTCGCGACCGTTTGCCCATGCGCCTCACCGTGGATGAGCAGGTCTTCGGCGGCCTCATCGCCAAAGTGGAGCGCGACACGAAATACCACGTCGAGTTCGCCAATCAGAAATCACAGCAGCACACCCTCACCGTCTTCGACTATCCCGCGCTCGTTCGCAGCGACGTGATCGTCACGCCGC
The Prosthecobacter sp. genome window above contains:
- a CDS encoding transposase, encoding MSTTFQFFNPAAKVTITHGHLPHWDQANATYFITWRTADSIPREIWLRWREERDAWLLAHDINPVAKDWRFDFEMLDEAARDDFRQFARALEKELDATRYTLGDYAIMPNHVHLLVGGLPRQAMLKQVESWKKWTAIQINEALNRSGRFWQDESFDHLVRNEASFGKFRAYIAKNPVTARLKPHEFILWQRTSS